Part of the Halopseudomonas maritima genome, CGTAGGTCACCTGTTTGAGGATCACCGATTGCGGGCCGTCGGCAACGTCAGATTCGATCTCGACGCCGCGATTTATCGGCCCCGGGTGCATGACCAGTGCATCGGGCTTGGCCAATGCCAGGGTTTCGCGGGTCAGGCCGTAGAGCTTGTAGAACTCGCTTTCGCTGGGCAGCAGGCCGCTTTGCATGCGCTCTTTCTGCAGGCGCAGCATGATCACCACATCGACATCGCGCAGGCCGACGCGCAGGTCGTTGAAAACCCGTACGCCGTATTGATCAATCCCTTCTGGCAGCAGGGTGCGCGGGGCGATCACGCGGATGTCGGGGCAGCCGAGGGTTTTCAGCGCCAGCATGTTGGAGCGCGCGACCCGCGAGTGCAGGATGTCGCCGACGATGGCCACCGACAGGTTCTCGAAGTCGCCGCGGTGGCGGCGGATGGTCAGCATGTCGAGCATCGCCTGGGTCGGGTGGGCGTGGTTGCCGTCGCCTGCATTGATGACGGCTACGTCCGGGCAAACACGCTCGGCGATAAAGTGTGCGGCGCCGGAGTCGCCGTGGCGTACCACGAACATGTCAGCGGCCATGGCCTCCAGGTTCTGCAGGGTGTCGTACAGGGTCTCACCCTTGCTGGTCGAGGAGGTGGAGATGTTCAGGTTGAGCACGTCCGCCGACAACCGCTTGGCCGCCAGCTCAAAGGTGGTGCGGGTGCGCGTGGAGTTCTCGAAGAACACGTTGCAGACCGTCTTGCCGCGCAGCAGCGGGACCTTCTTGACGGCCCGCTCGCCCACTTCAAGGAAAGAGTCGGCGGTGTCGAGCAGTTCGGTCAGCAGCTCGCGTGATAGTCCTTCAATGGTCAGAAAATGGCGCAGCTGGCCCTGTTGGTTGAGTTGCAGGTGGTGCGGCGTCAGGCTCATGGCGGTCTCAGTTGGTAGCGGCGGTCAGGGTCAGGTGCAGGGGGCTTGGGCCGGCCAATTTTACCCGCTGGCCTGCTGGCAGGGCCAGACCGGCGCCCAGGATGTCGGCGCGGATCGGTAACTGGCGCGCGTCGACGTCGATCAGCGTGGCAAAGGTCACCGAGGCCGGGCGGCCATAGTCGAACAACTCGTTGAGGGCGGCGCGAATGGTGCGGCCGGTCATCAGCACGTCGTCGACCAGGATGATGTGGCGGTCATCGACGCTGAAAGGCAGTTCGGAGGGACGCACCCGTTGCGGTAGGCCGTGTTGCTCAAAGTCGTCGCGGTAAAAGGCGATGTCGAGCGTGCCCATTGGCGCCTCGGGGGCAACCTTGGCATGCAGTGCTTCGGCGATCCAGACGCCGCCGGTATGAATGCCGACAAAGGCTGGATCGCTGATCTGCCGTGCTGCCAAATGGCTGCGCAGCTGTGTGGCCATGCTGTCGAGCAGCGGGCCGACCTCGGGTAGTGCGGTCATGATGTCTCCTAGCTCTGGCTGCTTAGCCAGGTTTGCAACAGCAGGGCGGCGGCGAGGCTGTCGACCGGGTCATCCCGGTAGCTGCTCGGGGTGCGCCCCTGGTCCTTTAAATGCTGTTTTGCCTCGAAGGTACTCAGGCGTTCGTCGACGGTTTCAACCGGCAGCTGGAAGCGGCCGTTGAGGCGGCGGGCAAAGCGTGCGGCGCGTTCGCTCATGTCGCTGGCGCTGCCGTCCATGTTCAGCGGCAGGCCAACCACCAGCACGTTCGGCTGCCACTCGCGTATCAGTCTGGCGAGCTGATCCCAGTCGGGTACGCCGTCACGGGCGCGCAGATTGGTCAGCGGTTCGGCACTGCCGGTCAAGGTCTGGCCCACGGCGACGCCGATCTGACGGGTGCCGTAGTCGAACGCCAGGGCGCGGCGATGGGGTGCTGGCATCAGGCGTGCCCCGCCTGGCTGGTCAGCAGGCTCCAGTCGATACCCAGGGTGCGCGCAGCGGCGCCCAGCCGTTCGCTGTGCGGCAGGCTGAACAGGATGCCGTGCTCGGCCGGGCAGCTCAGCCAGACGTTGTCGGCCAGCTCCTGCTCCAGCTGGCCGGCGCCCCAGCCGGCGTAGCCAAGGGTGATCAGTGCTGCCTGCGGGCCTTCGCCGCAGGCCATGGCGCGCAGCACGTCTTGCGAGGTTGTCAGGGTCAGGGGGCCGAGATCGACGCTGGATTCCCAGCGCCGCTCGCCGTCGTGCAATACGAAGCCCCGTTCCGGCTCAACCGGGCCGCCATTGAATACCGGCTGATCGCTGCGGCCGCTGAGTTCCGGTGCCAGCTGTAACAGCAGGTCATCCAGGTTCAGGTCGCTTGGCTGGTTGATCACCAGGCCCATGGCACCCTCGGCGCTGTGGTCACACAGATAGATCAGGCTGTGATCAAAGCGCGGGTCGGCCATGTGGGGCATGGCGATCAGAAAATGGTGCGTGAGGTAGGTCGGCGATGTCTGCATGCCGACAGTATCGGGCCGAAGGTCAGACAGGGCAAGGGAAGCAAGGATCAATTCCGCCTGCCCGCTGCCACTGCTCGCGCGCGCAGCGCAACGCGGTCAAATGCGCGCTTGAACGCTTGCCCGGCGCAGGGCCAGGCGGGTCAGAAACTGGATACCCGGTCACCCGGCTCAAAGCGCCAGGTGCGGATGATTTCCAGCACGTCGACATCCATCAGTTCGCCAGTAAAGGGCATAAAGGGCGCGGCCAGCCTAACAATCCGCATGGCGGCGTCGTCCAGTACCTGCTCGCCGGACGATTCGAGAATGCGCACTTCGCGCAGGCTGCCGTCGCGGTTGATCTGCACCAGCAGGCGCAGGCTGCCGTAAATGCGGTTGGCACGGGCTTCGGCGGGGTAGTTGAGGTTGCCCACCTGTTCGACCTTGCGGCGCCAGGCGTCCTTATAAAAGGCACCCTTGTCGGCCATGGTCGAGGCGGCGTTCAGGCGCAGGATGCGCGGGCGGCGAGCGTAGGCTTGGCGTTCCTCGGCCAGCTGTGCTTCCAGGCTGGCAATCTCGCGTGACAGATCACTCATGTTGAAGCTCAGTTCGGCGGTCGGCGCTGGCTCGGGCTTCGGTGTGGGAGGCGCAGCGGTTACCTGGTCAAGCTTGGGCGCGCTGGTTGTGATGACCTTTTGCTGCTCGCGCTCGGGCGGCGGCGCGGTGATCTGCTGCTGCGGCGTTACCTGATTGATTTCGCTGTCTTGAAAGCTTGCCTCTTCGGTGGTGCTGGGAGCCGCCTTCTCTTCCAGTGTGCCGCTGCCTTGCTGGTTGATTTGAGCCAGGTAGTCGGCCTGTTCCGGGGCCTCGTCTGCCTGCTGGGTAGCCAGGGTGATTTCCAGGCTTTTGGTCAGCTCGTTGGGGGTTGGCAGATCAAAGGTGATGCCAAGAATCAGCAGGGCGTGCAAGACCGCAGCAATAAATAAGGCAAAGCCCAGCCGGTCGCGGGGGGCAACGTTGAGGGCTTGGCTGGGCGCGGGGGTGTTCACGGCGATATTCATGCTGTCCATAGGCGAGCTCGATATGCGGGCAAGTCTGCCCGCCGATGGCACAAATGTCCATGTGCGCTTCTGTGTGCTGGGTCACGCTGCCAGTCACGGCAGCGCGCAGGGTTTCAGCTGGGCGCCGAGGTGCGCGGCACGTCCTAGCGTGCCTGCAGCATCGCCTCGATGGCATCCATCAGACGGCCACCAATGTCGGTGTCGTAGGCGGCGTCGATTTCGCGGATGCAGGTCGGGCTGGTGACGTTGATTTCGGTGAGGTAGTCGCCAATCACGTCAAGGCCGACAAACAGCAGGCCGCGCTCGCGCAGGGTGGGGCCCACCTGTTCTGCAATCCAGCGGTCGCGGTCGGTCAGCGGGCGCGCCTCGCCGCGGCCGCCGGCGGCCAGGTTGCCGCGCGTTTCACCCTGTTGTGGAATGCGCGCCAGGCAGTAGGGCACCGGCTCGCCCTGGATCATCAGGATGCGTTTGTCGCCATCCTTGATCTCCGGCAGATAGCGCTGCGCCATGATCTGCTGGGTGCCGTGCTGGGTCAGGGTCTCGATAATAACGCTGAGGTTGGGGTCGTTCTCTCTTATGCGGAAAATCATGGAGCCGCCCATGCCGTCGAGCGGTTTGAGAATAACGTCACGGTGCTGCAACGCGAATTCGCGCAGAATGTCGGCGCGCCGGGTGACGATGTGATCTGGCGCGCATTGCGGGAATTGTGTAGCGAACAGTTTTTCATTGCAGTCGCGCAGACTGGCAGGGCGGTTGACGATCAGTACGCCATCGCGCTCGGCGGCTTCGAGGATGTGAGTGGCGTAGAGGAATTCGTTGTCGAACGGCGGATCCTTGCGCATCAGGATCACGTCCAGGCTGTCCAGCGGGGCTTTGGTTTCCTCGCCCAGCTCGTACCAGCGATTGGGGTCGGCGAATACCTGCAGCGGACGCAGGCAACCGTGGGCCTTGCCGTCGACCAGATAGAGGTCTTGCGGCTCCAGGTAGAAGAGCTCCCAGTCGCGTTGGGCGGCGGCCAGCAGCATGGCCAGTGAACTGTCTTTTTTGTAATGGATCGCGTTGATCGGGTCCATCACGATACCGAGGCGAATTCGCATGGGTAGTCTGTATTCCAGGCTGTTGCAGGGGGCTTCGAGTGTAGCGCTGCCATCGCTTGGCAGCCAGTGCTGGCGCTTTTGGCAAGCTGTATCGCGGCTGGGATGGGTTTATAGATTGGTCGCAGAATCTATGCTAAAAGTACGGCGACAGGGAATTGGCTGGTCAGCGGCTGCGTCGGCGTGGCCAACAGGTACGACCCTCCATCAATAACAAAGGCTGGTCTTATGGAAGAAAATTTCGAGAGCCTGAAGGTCATGGTGATTGACGATAGCAAGACGATTCGACGCACAGCAGAAACCCTGCTGAAGAAAGTCGGATGTACCGTCATCACCGCGGTCGACGGCTTTGACGCGCTGGCCAAGATTGCCGACAACCACCCGGATATCATTTTTGTCGACATCATGATGCCCCGCCTGGACGGCTATCAGACCTGCGCGTTGATCAAGAACAATAGCGCCTTTCGGGCTACACCGGTGATCATGCTGTCCAGCAAGGATGGCCTGTTCGACAAGGCCAAGGGCCGCATTGTCGGGTCTGACCAGTACCTGACCAAACCCTTTAGCAAGGAAGAGCTGCTGGGTGCCATCCGCGCCCACGTACCGCAGCCCAGTAACGTGGCCGGCGCCGCTGGCGCCTGAGCGCGAACGCAACACAGAGCACAACCCGGGGGAGTCAGATGGCCCGCATTTTGGTAGTAGATGATTCGCCGACCGAGCTGTATAAGCTGACCGGCATGTTGGAAAAACACGGCTACGAGGTACTCAAGGCCGAAAACGGCGCCGACGGCGTGGCTCTGGCCCGTCAGGAAAAACCCGACGCCGTGCTGATGGACATCGTGATGCCTGGCCTGAATGGCTTTCAGGCCACCCGCCAGCTGACCAAAGACCCGGAAACCGGGCACATTCCGGTCATCATCGTGACCACCAAGGACCAGGAAACCGACAAGGTGTGGGGGACGCGCCAGGGTGCCAAGGACTATCTGACCAAACCGGTCGACGAGTCCACCCTGATCAAGACCCTGAAAACCGTACTCGGCAGCTAGGGCTCTGGGCCGAGTCACTTGATGCCGGATAACAACGAGAACAGGGACGGCATGTCAGACCTTCAACATCCCTTCGAGCTGCTCCAGCAGCTTGCCAGCCAGTGTCGCCAACAGGCTGCGGGCCTTCCGTCGCAAGACGTGGTCAGCGAAACCTGGAGTGGCGTTGGCTTCCGCCTGGCGGGCAGCACCATGCTGGCCGCCATGGGCGAGATCACTGAAATCCTGCACGAACCGCGTTACACCGCATTACCCCGGGTCAAGGCCTGGGTTCGCGGTGTGGCCAACGTGCGTGGCCGTCTTTTGCCGATTGTTGATTTGAGTCGCTTTTTTGGCGTGACCCCCGGTGCTGCACGCAAGCAGCGCCGGGTGTTGGTGCTGGATCGCGACGATCTGTTTGTCGGCTTGCTGGTAGATGAGGTGTTGGGGATGCAGCATCTGCCGGTGAATACCTTCAGCACCGAATTGCCCGAGCTGGAGGCGCAGGTACGACCCTATGTCGTCGGGGCGTACCGGGGAGAGCGCGAGGCGCTGGTGTTTAACTTTCGCGCCCTGGCACACGACCAGCAGTTTCTGGACGTTGCCATCTGATCGACATTGGCGCGGGTGCGGCTTTGCCGCGGCCGCGACGGGAGCATGTAGCCAGTAATAACAGCCGTAGGCCAGGTAGGGGCCAGTCATATGAAGATTATTGATACACAGACGCTGTCTTCCTTGCGCAGCAACCG contains:
- the pilH gene encoding twitching motility response regulator PilH produces the protein MARILVVDDSPTELYKLTGMLEKHGYEVLKAENGADGVALARQEKPDAVLMDIVMPGLNGFQATRQLTKDPETGHIPVIIVTTKDQETDKVWGTRQGAKDYLTKPVDESTLIKTLKTVLGS
- a CDS encoding chemotaxis protein CheW, with the translated sequence MSDLQHPFELLQQLASQCRQQAAGLPSQDVVSETWSGVGFRLAGSTMLAAMGEITEILHEPRYTALPRVKAWVRGVANVRGRLLPIVDLSRFFGVTPGAARKQRRVLVLDRDDLFVGLLVDEVLGMQHLPVNTFSTELPELEAQVRPYVVGAYRGEREALVFNFRALAHDQQFLDVAI
- a CDS encoding aspartate carbamoyltransferase catalytic subunit, producing MSLTPHHLQLNQQGQLRHFLTIEGLSRELLTELLDTADSFLEVGERAVKKVPLLRGKTVCNVFFENSTRTRTTFELAAKRLSADVLNLNISTSSTSKGETLYDTLQNLEAMAADMFVVRHGDSGAAHFIAERVCPDVAVINAGDGNHAHPTQAMLDMLTIRRHRGDFENLSVAIVGDILHSRVARSNMLALKTLGCPDIRVIAPRTLLPEGIDQYGVRVFNDLRVGLRDVDVVIMLRLQKERMQSGLLPSESEFYKLYGLTRETLALAKPDALVMHPGPINRGVEIESDVADGPQSVILKQVTYGIAVRMAVMSMAMTGQTTQRQLTQEAN
- the pyrR gene encoding bifunctional pyr operon transcriptional regulator/uracil phosphoribosyltransferase PyrR translates to MTALPEVGPLLDSMATQLRSHLAARQISDPAFVGIHTGGVWIAEALHAKVAPEAPMGTLDIAFYRDDFEQHGLPQRVRPSELPFSVDDRHIILVDDVLMTGRTIRAALNELFDYGRPASVTFATLIDVDARQLPIRADILGAGLALPAGQRVKLAGPSPLHLTLTAATN
- the ruvX gene encoding Holliday junction resolvase RuvX — its product is MPAPHRRALAFDYGTRQIGVAVGQTLTGSAEPLTNLRARDGVPDWDQLARLIREWQPNVLVVGLPLNMDGSASDMSERAARFARRLNGRFQLPVETVDERLSTFEAKQHLKDQGRTPSSYRDDPVDSLAAALLLQTWLSSQS
- the gshB gene encoding glutathione synthase, with the translated sequence MRIRLGIVMDPINAIHYKKDSSLAMLLAAAQRDWELFYLEPQDLYLVDGKAHGCLRPLQVFADPNRWYELGEETKAPLDSLDVILMRKDPPFDNEFLYATHILEAAERDGVLIVNRPASLRDCNEKLFATQFPQCAPDHIVTRRADILREFALQHRDVILKPLDGMGGSMIFRIRENDPNLSVIIETLTQHGTQQIMAQRYLPEIKDGDKRILMIQGEPVPYCLARIPQQGETRGNLAAGGRGEARPLTDRDRWIAEQVGPTLRERGLLFVGLDVIGDYLTEINVTSPTCIREIDAAYDTDIGGRLMDAIEAMLQAR
- a CDS encoding YqgE/AlgH family protein, producing MQTSPTYLTHHFLIAMPHMADPRFDHSLIYLCDHSAEGAMGLVINQPSDLNLDDLLLQLAPELSGRSDQPVFNGGPVEPERGFVLHDGERRWESSVDLGPLTLTTSQDVLRAMACGEGPQAALITLGYAGWGAGQLEQELADNVWLSCPAEHGILFSLPHSERLGAAARTLGIDWSLLTSQAGHA
- a CDS encoding energy transducer TonB codes for the protein MNIAVNTPAPSQALNVAPRDRLGFALFIAAVLHALLILGITFDLPTPNELTKSLEITLATQQADEAPEQADYLAQINQQGSGTLEEKAAPSTTEEASFQDSEINQVTPQQQITAPPPEREQQKVITTSAPKLDQVTAAPPTPKPEPAPTAELSFNMSDLSREIASLEAQLAEERQAYARRPRILRLNAASTMADKGAFYKDAWRRKVEQVGNLNYPAEARANRIYGSLRLLVQINRDGSLREVRILESSGEQVLDDAAMRIVRLAAPFMPFTGELMDVDVLEIIRTWRFEPGDRVSSF
- a CDS encoding response regulator, translating into MEENFESLKVMVIDDSKTIRRTAETLLKKVGCTVITAVDGFDALAKIADNHPDIIFVDIMMPRLDGYQTCALIKNNSAFRATPVIMLSSKDGLFDKAKGRIVGSDQYLTKPFSKEELLGAIRAHVPQPSNVAGAAGA